In one Brevibacillus composti genomic region, the following are encoded:
- the mraY gene encoding phospho-N-acetylmuramoyl-pentapeptide-transferase: protein MFADNVLLVTIVAAFLIAVLIGPLFIPVLRRLKFGQAIREEGPQSHQKKAGTPTMGGTIILLALIFTVLKFANATIEVLFLMLVTIGYGLIGFLDDYIKIAKKRNLGLTAKQKFTGQILLAVGAYYLLHLMGHDTSLHLPGTPWKLELGIFYFPFLLFLLVGTTNAVNITDGLDGLLAGTGAIAFGAYAIIAWFSQSFDTAIFSAAVVGAVLGFLVFNAHPARVFMGDTGSLALGGALAGIAIMTKTELLLAIIGGVFVVETLSVILQVVSFKTRGKRIFRMSPLHHHFELTGWSEWRVVVTFWLVGIICAGLGVYLEVVTLR, encoded by the coding sequence ATCGGTCCCTTGTTCATTCCCGTGCTTCGCCGCCTGAAATTCGGGCAGGCGATCCGGGAGGAAGGACCGCAATCCCATCAGAAAAAAGCAGGGACACCCACCATGGGGGGTACCATCATTTTGTTGGCACTCATTTTTACCGTGCTCAAATTTGCCAATGCGACCATCGAGGTTCTCTTTTTGATGCTGGTTACCATCGGGTACGGATTGATCGGCTTTCTGGATGACTACATCAAAATCGCCAAAAAACGAAATCTGGGGCTGACGGCCAAGCAAAAATTCACCGGCCAGATCCTGCTCGCAGTCGGCGCTTATTATTTGCTGCATCTGATGGGGCACGACACGTCGCTCCACCTTCCGGGCACACCCTGGAAACTCGAACTCGGCATTTTCTACTTTCCTTTCCTCTTGTTCTTGCTCGTAGGCACGACCAATGCGGTCAACATCACGGACGGATTGGACGGTCTTTTGGCGGGAACGGGGGCGATCGCCTTCGGGGCCTATGCGATTATCGCCTGGTTCAGCCAGAGCTTTGACACCGCGATCTTCAGCGCCGCTGTCGTCGGGGCCGTACTCGGATTTCTGGTATTTAACGCCCATCCGGCCCGCGTCTTCATGGGGGACACGGGCTCGCTCGCGCTGGGCGGGGCATTGGCCGGGATCGCCATCATGACCAAAACCGAGCTGCTCCTCGCCATCATCGGCGGCGTCTTCGTCGTCGAGACTCTGTCTGTCATTTTGCAGGTCGTCTCTTTTAAAACGAGAGGCAAACGCATTTTCCGCATGAGCCCGTTGCACCATCACTTTGAACTGACGGGCTGGTCGGAGTGGCGCGTCGTCGTTACTTTTTGGCTGGTCGGGATAATTTGTGCAGGGCTTGGCGTATACCTAGAGGTGGTGACGCTGCGATGA
- the murD gene encoding UDP-N-acetylmuramoyl-L-alanine--D-glutamate ligase: MNRYQDKKVVVLGMAKSGVAVAKLLHRFGAHVVANDQKPREEAAGAEELEALGIRVICGGHPDDLIHPGISLVVKNPGIPYEAAPVARALELGIPVVTEVELAYQVSRAPMIGITGSNGKTTTTTLIGLILREAGIDALTGGNIGTVLCGLAEEARPDQWLVAELSSFQLMGTAAFRPKIGVLLNVYPAHLDYHHTMDEYRAAKWKLFANQTADDIAILPYDQADACPDLQSLAAQVYFFSKHRPVPRGTYVENGSILFVGAAGEREEILPVEKLSVAHLDNALAAALACKLAGADNGSIARVLESFAGVEHRMEYVATIAGVKYYNDSKATNAEAASRALQALKEPVVWICGGLDRGVTFHDLIPVIQPRVKAVVAFGETAPILLARAKEAGINTLIHVDTVEKAVIAASEAASPGDAVLLSPACASWDMFPSFEVRGSMFKDVVHRLKTSLA; the protein is encoded by the coding sequence ATGAATCGCTATCAAGACAAAAAAGTGGTCGTACTTGGCATGGCAAAAAGCGGTGTAGCAGTGGCAAAACTGCTGCACCGCTTTGGTGCGCATGTCGTGGCAAATGATCAGAAACCGCGCGAAGAAGCGGCCGGCGCGGAGGAACTGGAAGCGCTCGGCATCCGCGTCATCTGCGGCGGACACCCGGATGACCTGATTCACCCGGGAATCTCGCTCGTCGTCAAAAATCCCGGCATTCCCTACGAGGCGGCTCCCGTCGCCCGGGCGCTGGAGCTGGGGATCCCCGTCGTGACGGAGGTGGAGCTGGCCTATCAGGTATCCCGCGCGCCGATGATCGGCATCACCGGCTCCAATGGAAAGACGACGACCACCACGCTCATCGGACTGATCCTGCGCGAAGCGGGCATCGATGCCTTGACTGGCGGAAATATCGGCACGGTCCTGTGCGGACTGGCCGAGGAGGCGCGGCCCGACCAATGGCTGGTGGCCGAACTGAGCAGCTTCCAGCTGATGGGGACGGCTGCTTTCCGTCCCAAGATCGGGGTGCTGCTGAATGTGTATCCGGCTCATCTGGACTATCATCACACGATGGACGAGTACCGGGCAGCCAAATGGAAGCTCTTTGCCAATCAGACGGCGGATGACATCGCGATTTTGCCCTACGATCAGGCCGATGCTTGTCCGGATCTGCAGTCGCTTGCCGCACAGGTCTACTTTTTCAGCAAGCATCGCCCCGTTCCGCGTGGCACCTATGTAGAAAATGGCAGCATTCTCTTTGTAGGAGCTGCGGGGGAGCGCGAAGAAATACTACCTGTCGAAAAGCTGTCTGTCGCCCATCTCGACAATGCGCTGGCAGCCGCACTCGCCTGCAAGCTGGCGGGGGCGGACAACGGCTCCATCGCCCGTGTGCTGGAGAGCTTTGCCGGGGTGGAGCACCGGATGGAATACGTCGCGACCATCGCGGGCGTAAAGTATTACAATGATTCCAAGGCAACCAATGCGGAGGCGGCTTCCCGCGCGCTTCAGGCATTGAAAGAGCCGGTTGTCTGGATCTGCGGCGGCCTGGACAGGGGTGTGACGTTTCACGACCTCATTCCCGTGATCCAGCCGCGAGTCAAAGCGGTAGTTGCTTTCGGGGAGACGGCCCCGATTTTGCTAGCCCGCGCCAAAGAAGCAGGAATCAACACGCTGATCCATGTCGATACTGTGGAAAAAGCTGTGATCGCCGCTTCGGAGGCAGCGTCG